A genome region from Rhodopseudomonas boonkerdii includes the following:
- the hspQ gene encoding heat shock protein HspQ, with protein MIKARTAKFQIGQIVRHRIYSFRGVVFDIDPVFNNTEEWWLSIPEEVRPHKDQPFYHLLAENSDSEYIAYVSEQNLVPDETGEPVRHSQVTEIFIRDKTGGYRQRNQSLN; from the coding sequence ATGATCAAAGCGCGCACCGCCAAATTTCAGATCGGACAGATTGTCCGTCACCGGATCTATTCGTTCCGAGGCGTGGTGTTCGATATTGATCCCGTGTTCAACAACACCGAGGAATGGTGGTTGTCGATCCCGGAAGAAGTCCGGCCACACAAGGATCAGCCATTCTATCACCTGCTCGCTGAGAACTCGGACTCCGAATACATCGCCTATGTGTCCGAACAGAATCTTGTTCCGGACGAGACCGGCGAACCGGTCCGCCATTCACAGGTCACCGAAATCTTCATCCGCGACAAGACCGGCGGCTATCGCCAGCGCAATCAGTCGCTGAACTGA
- a CDS encoding tripartite tricarboxylate transporter substrate binding protein: protein MAHLSRRAILAAPLLLPLAAQAQTAYPSRPVRVIVPYPAGGGTDTWGRLAVEGMQPELGGTMIIDNRGGGNGIIGTEAAAKAEPDGHQLLFTITSHIQVPVVMRRFTYEPVKDFAPIGRLSYTALAFCVGPKVPAEVTTMQQFVEWAKGKDLSLGNYAAGSHGHAFAVLLAREAKLKAVNIAYRGESPMLQDMLGGSIDGGFHSMAAAGAMVRDGKIRALSVAGSRERIVSLPNAPTMIELGYSDYFGFTGFSGLFAPAKTPQPIVDKLAAAFQVAANKPLVKERLVGMDTVPAYLPPAEFKAEIERSLKQWTEIVEALDLRMDG, encoded by the coding sequence ATGGCTCACCTGAGTCGCCGCGCCATTCTGGCAGCCCCGCTCCTGCTGCCTCTGGCCGCCCAGGCCCAAACGGCCTATCCGTCGCGCCCCGTGCGCGTCATCGTCCCCTATCCTGCCGGCGGCGGCACCGACACCTGGGGGCGGCTTGCGGTCGAAGGCATGCAGCCAGAGCTTGGCGGCACGATGATCATCGACAATCGCGGCGGGGGCAATGGCATCATCGGTACCGAAGCCGCAGCCAAGGCAGAGCCTGATGGTCATCAGCTTCTGTTCACGATCACCTCGCATATTCAGGTGCCGGTGGTGATGCGTCGCTTCACCTATGAGCCGGTCAAGGATTTCGCACCGATCGGCCGCCTCAGCTACACCGCGCTTGCTTTCTGCGTCGGCCCGAAGGTCCCCGCCGAAGTTACGACGATGCAGCAATTCGTCGAATGGGCGAAGGGCAAGGATCTGTCGCTGGGCAACTACGCCGCCGGTTCGCATGGTCATGCCTTTGCGGTGCTGCTGGCACGTGAGGCGAAATTGAAGGCGGTCAACATCGCCTATCGTGGCGAAAGCCCGATGCTGCAGGACATGCTGGGCGGCTCCATCGATGGCGGCTTCCACTCCATGGCGGCCGCGGGCGCGATGGTGCGCGATGGCAAGATCCGCGCCCTCTCCGTCGCCGGCAGCAGGGAACGCATTGTAAGTCTGCCCAACGCGCCAACCATGATCGAGCTCGGCTATTCCGATTACTTCGGCTTCACCGGTTTCTCCGGCCTTTTCGCGCCAGCCAAGACGCCACAGCCGATTGTCGACAAGCTCGCCGCAGCCTTCCAGGTCGCAGCCAACAAGCCGTTGGTCAAAGAACGTCTGGTCGGAATGGACACCGTTCCGGCCTATTTGCCGCCAGCCGAATTCAAGGCCGAAATCGAGCGTTCGCTGAAGCAGTGGACCGAGATCGTCGAGGCCCTCGACCTCCGCATGGACGGCTGA
- a CDS encoding extracellular solute-binding protein: MTGGAAADGVPRHAIAMHGQPALPADFRHMPYVNPDAPKGGRMAWGMLGTFDSLNPFIVRGIAVQQMRGYVMESLLARGQDEPFTLYGLLAESVETDDDRTYVTFRVNPKARFSDGKSVTAEDVLFSWQLLKERGRPHFRQYFGKVTKAELQGPLTIRFDIKEADDRELPLILGLMPILPKHAVNPDTFEDTTMAPPLGSGPYTVTHVRPGASVTMTRNPDYWGRDLPVNRGMWNFDEVRIDYYREANGMYEAFTRGLYDFRVENEPLRWHEGYDFAAVKSGDVVRDSVTTGLPKPSEFLVFNTRRLVFSDIRVRRALTLLFDFEWINRNYFFDLYARSGGIFAGSELSAYGRPADDRERELLKPYAAQIPADIMDGSYRLPLSDGSGRDRPALRTALALLKDAGYQLDKNVLRKASDRTPLSFEILVTTRDQERIALTYARDLKRAGITANIRAVDGVQFDQRRINYEFDMLPNRWDNSLSPGNEQAFYWGSEAADVPGTRNYMGAKNSAIDAMIAAMLQARERPAFVAAVHALDRAWMSGAYAIPLYNVREQWLARWNRIERPKATSLVGILPETWWARPSPAPPDRK; encoded by the coding sequence ATCACCGGCGGCGCGGCCGCCGACGGCGTTCCGCGCCATGCCATCGCCATGCATGGCCAGCCCGCCTTGCCCGCCGATTTCCGCCACATGCCTTACGTCAATCCGGATGCCCCCAAAGGCGGCCGCATGGCATGGGGCATGCTCGGCACATTCGATAGTCTGAACCCGTTTATCGTGCGCGGCATCGCCGTGCAGCAGATGCGCGGCTATGTGATGGAGAGCCTGCTCGCCCGCGGCCAGGACGAGCCCTTCACGCTTTATGGCCTTCTCGCCGAAAGCGTCGAGACCGACGACGATCGCACCTATGTCACCTTTCGCGTCAATCCGAAGGCCCGCTTCTCCGATGGAAAATCCGTCACCGCCGAAGACGTCCTGTTTTCATGGCAGCTGCTGAAAGAGCGCGGCCGCCCGCACTTCCGCCAGTACTTTGGCAAGGTCACCAAGGCCGAATTGCAGGGTCCCCTGACCATCCGCTTCGACATCAAGGAGGCCGACGACCGTGAATTGCCGCTGATCCTCGGCCTGATGCCGATCCTGCCCAAGCATGCGGTCAATCCCGACACCTTCGAGGACACCACCATGGCGCCGCCGCTCGGTTCGGGGCCGTATACGGTGACCCATGTTCGGCCCGGCGCCAGCGTCACGATGACCCGCAATCCCGATTACTGGGGCCGCGATCTGCCGGTCAATCGCGGCATGTGGAATTTCGATGAGGTCCGCATCGACTACTACCGCGAGGCCAACGGCATGTATGAGGCCTTCACCCGCGGCCTCTATGATTTCCGGGTCGAGAACGAACCGCTGCGCTGGCATGAGGGCTATGATTTTGCTGCCGTGAAATCCGGCGATGTCGTCCGCGACAGCGTCACCACCGGCCTGCCGAAACCATCGGAGTTTCTGGTCTTCAACACTCGCCGGCTCGTGTTCTCCGACATCCGCGTCCGTCGCGCGCTGACGCTGCTGTTCGATTTCGAATGGATCAATCGCAACTACTTCTTCGATCTCTATGCGCGCTCGGGTGGCATCTTTGCGGGGTCCGAACTCTCCGCCTATGGCCGCCCGGCCGATGACCGCGAGCGCGAGCTGCTGAAACCGTATGCCGCACAGATTCCCGCCGACATCATGGATGGCAGCTACCGCCTTCCCCTCAGCGACGGCTCCGGCCGCGACCGCCCGGCCCTCCGCACAGCTCTCGCGCTGCTGAAAGACGCGGGCTACCAGCTCGACAAGAACGTACTCCGCAAAGCATCCGACAGAACGCCGCTCAGCTTCGAAATCCTGGTCACCACCCGCGACCAGGAGCGCATCGCCCTGACCTATGCCCGCGATCTCAAACGCGCCGGCATCACGGCGAACATCCGCGCCGTCGACGGCGTGCAGTTCGACCAGCGCCGCATCAACTACGAATTCGACATGCTGCCGAACCGCTGGGACAACTCTCTGTCACCTGGCAACGAACAGGCGTTCTACTGGGGCTCCGAAGCCGCTGACGTTCCCGGCACGCGCAACTACATGGGCGCGAAGAATTCGGCCATCGACGCCATGATTGCCGCCATGCTGCAAGCCCGCGAGCGGCCCGCATTCGTCGCCGCCGTTCACGCGCTCGACCGCGCATGGATGTCCGGAGCTTACGCGATCCCTCTGTACAATGTGCGCGAACAATGGCTCGCGCGATGGAATCGGATAGAACGACCCAAAGCCACTTCGCTCGTCGGCATCCTGCCGGAAACCTGGTGGGCCAGACCGTCGCCTGCTCCGCCCGACCGGAAATGA
- a CDS encoding GGDEF domain-containing protein: MSDQATIVAISSQQPAPFATALADSNIFPVIDATWSTALEAIAQVQPAAVVATASTAEMPAFSKLAAKLAARQPYIPLIAIDPVSELPGQAIPLIGDHGRFTRLGARLRNALRIRTLHATVLRRLTAENLHHFTTNAPNPLEDATVMLVGRGGSHPALSVAFGERVSLVGALSIEAAAKHLNARDLDGIVIGDGFTPRVVDAFLTVLAEDPRFRGLPVIVTSSGFAQEYDLANLETITGDADHITMLALPLVRQRALEARLNRTLRSIDSDGLIDAATGLLTPEAFDRDLATAVYHTQTRGGGLSAARFTFKNVSLRAQRDLARIISRLMRKIDFGTLCADGSIIVVFAETDPRNAHMIARRLSAVMKYTMHGPKRDARNDPRVKVAGMTANDSAKSLLARLQDAAAQRVAS, encoded by the coding sequence ATGTCCGATCAGGCGACCATCGTTGCCATTTCCAGTCAGCAACCTGCGCCCTTCGCGACCGCCCTCGCCGACAGCAACATCTTCCCGGTGATCGATGCAACCTGGAGCACTGCGCTCGAAGCGATCGCGCAGGTGCAGCCGGCAGCTGTCGTAGCAACCGCATCTACTGCCGAGATGCCGGCCTTCAGCAAACTGGCCGCCAAACTTGCTGCCCGTCAGCCCTATATCCCGCTGATCGCCATTGATCCCGTATCCGAACTGCCGGGCCAGGCCATTCCGCTGATCGGAGATCATGGACGGTTCACAAGGCTCGGCGCGCGGCTGCGCAACGCACTGCGTATTCGGACGCTACATGCCACGGTGCTCCGTCGCCTTACTGCCGAAAATCTCCACCACTTCACCACCAACGCGCCCAATCCGCTCGAGGACGCGACCGTGATGCTCGTTGGCCGTGGCGGCAGTCATCCTGCCCTGTCGGTGGCGTTCGGCGAGCGCGTCAGCCTGGTCGGTGCGCTCAGCATCGAGGCTGCCGCAAAGCACCTCAATGCCCGGGACCTCGACGGAATTGTCATTGGAGACGGCTTCACGCCACGCGTCGTCGATGCGTTCCTGACAGTGCTTGCCGAAGACCCGCGCTTTCGCGGCCTGCCGGTGATCGTCACCTCGTCCGGCTTCGCACAGGAGTACGACCTCGCCAATCTCGAAACCATCACAGGTGATGCCGACCACATCACGATGTTGGCTCTGCCGCTGGTACGCCAGCGGGCCCTCGAGGCAAGGCTAAATCGGACCCTACGCTCGATCGATTCCGACGGCCTTATCGATGCGGCGACGGGATTGCTCACACCCGAGGCGTTCGACCGCGATCTCGCCACGGCGGTCTATCACACCCAGACGCGCGGCGGCGGCCTTTCCGCCGCCCGTTTCACATTCAAGAACGTCTCGTTACGCGCCCAGCGCGATTTGGCGCGGATTATCAGCCGGCTGATGCGCAAGATCGATTTCGGCACGCTCTGCGCCGACGGCTCGATCATCGTAGTATTCGCCGAGACCGATCCGCGCAACGCACACATGATCGCGCGGCGCCTCTCGGCTGTCATGAAATACACCATGCACGGACCGAAGCGGGATGCCCGCAACGACCCGCGCGTGAAGGTGGCCGGCATGACTGCGAACGATTCCGCGAAATCGCTGCTGGCAAGATTGCAAGACGCCGCTGCTCAACGCGTGGCGTCGTAG
- a CDS encoding class I adenylate-forming enzyme family protein produces MTSASTSPTLDGLFRRSLLRQPEALALVDPADKMRVTQTPQQRLTFAAADREINALTAHFIDMGLPPGSVIALQLPNTVEFVLTVLAAHRAGLVAALLPQLWRQHDLTTALNRTGARAIVTSSKIDGVSHADLAMNAAAEAFSIRYVGGFGNDLPEGMIPLDHVLAGPFIEPLPPTPDARSAAIITFDTAADGFRAVPRTHLNLISGGLAVFLESGIPQGASTMSALVPTSFGHLASSLVTWLLSGGVLALHHPLDSAVLEREIIDGGCDVLVAPAPFAHRLAEDGLLDRAPMLRHVVGLWRMPEQVESSPAWPASQADFTDVYLFGEAGLFGAIRGDDGSPAAILPGPHGAPRAAAGTAVAGETLLSPRGTLGLRGPMVPVLAYTAQPDASNGLIPAKPLDYVDTGYQARLDRATGALHITAPPSGVTSVGGYRFLAQDLSEWAKRLGDNAMLTALPDRLGGYRLAGRASDNGRAREALTELGLNPLMVEAFRDRAAE; encoded by the coding sequence GTGACCTCAGCCAGCACCTCGCCGACCCTCGATGGATTGTTCCGCCGCTCGCTGCTCCGGCAGCCCGAGGCGCTGGCTCTGGTCGATCCTGCCGACAAAATGCGTGTCACACAGACGCCGCAACAGCGCCTCACCTTCGCCGCAGCAGATCGTGAGATAAACGCCCTCACAGCGCATTTTATCGACATGGGCCTGCCGCCGGGCTCGGTCATCGCCTTACAGCTTCCAAACACTGTGGAATTCGTCCTGACGGTGCTCGCCGCGCACCGCGCGGGCTTGGTTGCCGCACTGTTGCCGCAACTCTGGCGGCAGCACGATCTCACCACTGCATTGAACCGCACCGGCGCCCGCGCCATCGTCACATCGAGCAAGATCGACGGCGTCAGCCATGCCGACCTCGCGATGAATGCAGCAGCTGAAGCCTTTTCGATCCGCTATGTCGGCGGCTTCGGCAACGATCTGCCGGAAGGCATGATCCCGCTCGACCACGTGCTGGCCGGCCCTTTCATCGAACCGCTGCCGCCGACACCGGACGCGCGCAGCGCCGCCATCATCACCTTCGACACCGCCGCCGACGGTTTTCGTGCCGTGCCGCGAACCCATCTTAATCTGATTTCCGGCGGGCTCGCGGTCTTCCTCGAAAGCGGCATACCGCAAGGTGCCAGCACGATGTCGGCGCTGGTGCCGACATCGTTCGGCCATCTCGCATCATCGCTCGTTACCTGGCTGCTGTCCGGCGGCGTCCTGGCGCTGCATCATCCGTTGGACAGCGCGGTGCTGGAGCGCGAGATCATCGATGGCGGCTGCGATGTGCTGGTCGCTCCCGCGCCCTTCGCCCATCGCCTCGCCGAGGATGGCCTGCTCGACCGCGCACCGATGCTCAGGCATGTGGTGGGCCTCTGGCGTATGCCGGAACAGGTGGAAAGCTCCCCGGCCTGGCCGGCATCACAGGCCGATTTCACTGACGTGTATCTGTTCGGTGAGGCCGGCTTGTTCGGGGCCATCCGCGGCGACGATGGCTCGCCCGCGGCCATTCTTCCGGGCCCGCACGGCGCTCCCCGCGCCGCCGCGGGCACTGCCGTCGCTGGCGAAACGCTGCTGTCGCCGCGCGGCACGCTTGGCCTTCGCGGCCCGATGGTGCCCGTCCTCGCCTATACGGCGCAGCCCGATGCCAGCAACGGGCTGATCCCGGCCAAACCGCTCGACTATGTGGACACAGGCTATCAGGCCCGCCTCGACCGCGCGACCGGCGCATTGCACATCACCGCACCGCCCTCCGGTGTGACTTCTGTCGGCGGTTATCGTTTCCTCGCCCAGGATCTCAGCGAATGGGCCAAGCGGCTTGGCGACAATGCCATGCTGACGGCACTCCCGGACCGCCTTGGCGGCTACCGCCTCGCCGGTCGCGCCAGCGACAACGGCCGCGCCCGCGAAGCCCTGACGGAACTCGGCCTCAATCCTCTGATGGTCGAGGCGTTCCGGGATCGGGCAGCGGAGTAA
- a CDS encoding invasion associated locus B family protein — protein MNFRLLAASVLPRGRGFALLAATALTAGVIGSDAFAQAPAPGAPQKAAPAPKAAPKAAPKAAPAAPAQQQAAPQQPQGEQQQVQLIYAPWTKFCLKGQDANAKQVCFTGKDGRIESGQPVIAAVIIEPEGEPKKILRVTLPLGMQLVHGTRVIVDNNAPAQSPYVICFQNGCMSDYEVTPELLANLKKGQNLIVQAINSNGAPLTLPLPLAEFAKAYDGPPTDPKVFEETQKKLQEELQKRAAEARAKLEAQQPAGGAAPATPAPANPAAK, from the coding sequence ATGAATTTCCGTCTCTTGGCTGCGTCGGTGTTGCCGCGCGGGCGAGGCTTCGCGCTTCTGGCGGCGACGGCCCTGACCGCAGGCGTGATTGGTTCGGACGCATTTGCCCAGGCCCCGGCCCCGGGTGCGCCGCAGAAGGCCGCCCCGGCCCCCAAGGCGGCCCCGAAGGCCGCTCCCAAGGCTGCCCCCGCCGCTCCGGCCCAACAGCAGGCCGCCCCGCAGCAGCCGCAGGGTGAGCAGCAGCAGGTTCAGCTGATCTACGCTCCCTGGACCAAGTTCTGCCTCAAGGGCCAGGATGCCAATGCCAAGCAGGTCTGCTTCACCGGCAAGGACGGCCGCATCGAGTCGGGGCAGCCCGTGATCGCCGCCGTGATCATCGAGCCGGAAGGCGAGCCGAAGAAGATCCTGCGCGTGACGCTGCCGCTCGGCATGCAGCTGGTGCACGGCACCCGCGTGATCGTGGACAACAACGCACCGGCGCAGAGCCCGTATGTGATCTGCTTCCAGAACGGCTGTATGTCGGACTACGAAGTTACCCCGGAGCTGCTGGCCAACCTGAAGAAGGGCCAGAATCTGATCGTGCAGGCCATCAATTCCAATGGTGCGCCGCTGACGCTGCCGCTGCCGCTGGCCGAATTCGCCAAGGCCTATGACGGCCCGCCGACCGATCCGAAGGTGTTCGAGGAAACCCAGAAGAAGCTGCAGGAAGAGCTGCAGAAGCGCGCTGCGGAAGCCCGCGCCAAGCTCGAAGCGCAGCAGCCCGCGGGCGGTGCGGCTCCGGCAACGCCGGCCCCGGCCAATCCGGCCGCCAAGTAA